A DNA window from Drosophila virilis strain 15010-1051.87 chromosome 4, Dvir_AGI_RSII-ME, whole genome shotgun sequence contains the following coding sequences:
- the Ptpa gene encoding serine/threonine-protein phosphatase 2A activator — protein sequence MADANAMAAGKSPAIEKRVHNAADLAQWQRSRAYHDLIGYINGTSSAIQGIKTTDEMYESDVLRKLLGLFDALAQLVKEHPPLEQPQRFGNKAYRDWSRTMHEQLPGLLAQLLPAAKHKYHNELLQYLLESFGNATRIDYGTGHELSFIFFLCALFKAEILLEQDIVSAALRLFKRYLEFARQLQRTYNMEPAGSQGVWSLDDFQFVPFIWGSAQLAVKSPFDPAKFVDEQIINDFKEQYMFISCIDYICQVKTGHFGEHSNQLWSITAVPSWIKINAGLVKMYQKEILSKFPVIQHVYFGELMSFDTVAAGTTLTNARLGHVAPPPSKRICIATPASANLLPPTPIVAPPPPAEALNSDLNVGDSSSESSDNSVVLRPHTDSSASLVGIQGSGSGSGSGDKSTNQPPGELTKEQQQQQQQQAD from the exons ATGGCCGATGCCAATGCAATGGCAGCCG GCAAATCGCCGGCTATCGAGAAGCGGGTGCACAATGCCGCAGATCTGGCGCAATGGCAGCGCTCCCGTGCCTATCACGATCTAATTGGCTACATCAATGGCACCAGCTCGGCCATACAGGGCATCAAGACAACGGACGAGATGTACGAATCGGATGTGCTGCGCAAGCTGTTGGGCCTATTCGATGCGCTGGCCCAGCTGGTCAAGGAGCATCCGCCGCTGGAGCAGCCGCAGCGTTTTGGCAACAAGGCCTATCGGGACTGGTCGCGCACCATGCACGAGCAGCTGCCCGGCCTGCTGGCGCAGCTGTTGCCCGCCGCCAAGCACAAATACCACAACGAATTGCTGCAGTATCTGCTGGAGAGTTTCGGCAATGCGACACGCATCGATTATGGCACCGGGCATGAGCTCTCGTTTATATTCTTTCTGTGCGCCCTGTTCAAGGCGGAGATATTGCTGGAGCAGGACATTGTTAGCGCTGCGCTGCGCCTGTTCAAACGCTATTTGGAGTTTGCACGCCAACTGCAGCGCACCTACAACATGGAGCCGGCGGGCAGCCAGGGCGTTTGGTCGCTGGACGACTTTCAGTTTGTGCCCTTCATTTGGGGCAGCGCTCAGCTGGCGG TCAAGAGTCCCTTCGATCCGGCCAAGTTTGTGGACGAGCAGATCATCAATGATTTCAAGGAGCAGTACATGTTCATCAGCTGCATCGATTACATCTGCCAGGTGAAGACGGGCCACTTTGGCGAGCACTCAAACCAACTGTGGAGCATTACAGCGGTGCCCTCCTGGATCAAAATCAATGCCGGCCTGGTCAAGATGTATCAAAAGGAG ATACTGTCCAAGTTTCCGGTCATACAGCATGTCTATTTTGGCGAACTGATGTCCTTTGATACGGTCGCCGCGGGCACCACGCTCACCAATGCTCGCCTGGGTCATGTGGCGCCGCCGCCCTCCAAGCGCATCTGCATTGCAACGCCAGCGTCCGCCAATCTGTTGCCGCCCACACCGATTGTggcgccaccgccgccggcCGAGGCATTGAACAGCGACCTGAACGTGGGCGATTCGAGCAGCGAGAGCAGCGACAATAGCGTTGTGCTGCGTCCGCACACAGACTCTTCCGCCTCGCTGGTGGGCATACAGGGCTCCGGTTCCGGCTCTGGTTCGGGCGACAAATCCACCAATCAGCCGCCTGGTGAGCTCaccaaggagcagcagcagcagcagcagcagcaggcggatTAG
- the LOC6628232 gene encoding putative oligosaccharyltransferase complex subunit CG9662, with protein sequence MLETLYNLPFHILVPPNIKVRRISIPMPSPMAVFSVVLLSYFLVTGGIIYDVIVEPPSVGATVDEHGHSRPVAFMPYRVNAQYIMEGLASSFLFTIGGLGFIIMDQTHAPGKTNLNRLLLTAMGFIFILVSFFTTWLFMRMKLPSYLQP encoded by the exons ATGCTTGAGACACTGTACAACCTGCCATTCCACATACTCGTGCCGCCCAACATCAAGGTGCGACGCATTTCCATACCCATGCCCTCGCCCATGGCCGTGTTTTCGGTTGTGCTGCTCTCCTATTTTCTGGTCACAGGCG GTATTATTTACGATGTGATTGTGGAGCCACCGAGCGTGGGCGCGACCGTGGACGAGCACGGACACTCGCGTCCCGTGGCCTTTATGCCATATCGCGTGAATGCCCAATACATTATGGAGGGCCTGGCGAGCAGCTTTCTCTTCACGATTGGCGGCCTGGGCTTCATCATAATGGACCAGACCCATGCGCCGGGCAAAACGAATCTCAATCGACTGCTACTAACGGCCATGGGCTTCATATTCATACTGGTTTCATTCTTTACAACCTGGCTGTTCATGCGCATGAAGCTGCCCAGCTATTTGCAGCCGTAA